From the Cohaesibacter sp. ES.047 genome, one window contains:
- a CDS encoding MauE/DoxX family redox-associated membrane protein, producing the protein MSSNAKKAVLYRIVSDDHICPFGVKSRDLLKRKGYDIEDHKFTSRDETEAFMEEQGVETTPQTFIDGVRIGGYDELADYFDESTGKQTGTTYQPVIAVFATTLLMALAASWAVAGAIVPMTVLVWFVGLSMCMLAILKLRDLFSFTNQFITYDLAGMRWVRYAYIYPFAEALAGIGMIAGILMPLFGAIAFIIGSIGAVSVIKAVYVDKRELKCACVGGGSNVPLGAISLTENLMMVVMGALMVAGIV; encoded by the coding sequence ATGTCTTCCAATGCCAAAAAGGCTGTGCTTTACCGCATCGTCTCTGATGATCATATCTGTCCCTTCGGTGTCAAATCGCGAGACCTGCTTAAGCGCAAGGGCTATGACATCGAGGATCACAAGTTCACAAGCCGTGATGAAACCGAGGCCTTCATGGAAGAGCAGGGGGTGGAGACTACGCCCCAGACCTTCATTGATGGCGTGCGCATCGGTGGCTATGACGAGCTTGCCGACTATTTCGACGAGAGCACCGGTAAACAGACCGGCACCACCTATCAGCCAGTCATTGCCGTGTTTGCGACGACCTTGCTGATGGCGCTTGCGGCCAGTTGGGCCGTGGCCGGGGCGATTGTGCCCATGACCGTGCTCGTCTGGTTTGTTGGTCTGAGCATGTGCATGCTGGCGATCCTCAAGCTGCGGGATCTGTTTTCCTTCACCAACCAGTTCATCACCTATGACCTCGCCGGGATGCGCTGGGTGCGCTATGCTTACATCTATCCATTTGCGGAGGCGCTTGCCGGTATCGGCATGATCGCCGGGATCCTGATGCCCCTGTTCGGAGCCATCGCCTTTATCATCGGGTCGATCGGGGCTGTTTCTGTCATTAAGGCGGTGTATGTTGACAAGCGCGAACTGAAATGCGCCTGTGTTGGCGGTGGCAGCAACGTCCCGCTGGGAGCCATCTCTCTTACGGAGAATCTGATGATGGTGGTCATGGGCGCCCTGATGGTGGCTGGCATCGTTTGA